One region of Sulfurisphaera ohwakuensis genomic DNA includes:
- a CDS encoding antibiotic biosynthesis monooxygenase family protein: protein MISVGFYYRVKRGFENEFERKFGEVASFLSNFKGFRGARLYRSVDDPSEYLIYSEWEDLESYKNFINSTAYRETVEYGRSIIEGRPTHKIFQQVNT from the coding sequence TTGATTAGTGTTGGTTTTTATTATAGGGTTAAGAGGGGTTTTGAGAATGAGTTTGAGAGGAAGTTTGGTGAAGTTGCTTCTTTTTTGTCTAATTTTAAGGGTTTTAGGGGTGCTAGGCTTTATAGGAGTGTTGATGATCCTTCTGAGTATTTGATTTATAGTGAGTGGGAGGATTTGGAGTCTTATAAGAATTTTATCAACAGTACTGCTTATAGGGAGACTGTTGAGTATGGTAGGAGTATTATTGAGGGTAGACCAACACACAAAATATTCCAACAAGTAAACACATAA
- a CDS encoding CBS domain-containing protein, whose protein sequence is MEPIVIIDADRCVGCFMCEKACALAKCIEVDEVDRIAKVVRPWDCTGCGACERVCPYSCIIVISDPTEVSKRAKITVSRVTRYMNKPVIMCNGNERIYEVAKIMSNFSIASLPFYREEKLNIITESDVVKLYLNRKDDISNFENPAITVTEKETVFDAIKIMLEKDIGHLPVISVKGEIIGMLSIRDCLRGISVTDIINTKLLPFKGTESIRDVVKDFKHIVVDENTILIDALQIMNREKVKALIVQGEKIGIFTIRDAIKMIGNKSKEDEKIKPREVPILSINDKINKAVGIMLQHNLRHIIISDENSNYYLMQVKELIKDMIWVEKSITD, encoded by the coding sequence GTGGAACCTATAGTTATAATTGATGCTGATAGATGTGTTGGTTGTTTTATGTGTGAAAAAGCATGCGCATTAGCAAAATGTATAGAGGTGGATGAAGTTGATAGAATAGCTAAAGTAGTAAGACCCTGGGACTGTACGGGCTGTGGCGCATGTGAAAGGGTTTGCCCATATTCATGCATAATAGTAATATCCGATCCTACGGAAGTCAGTAAAAGAGCAAAGATAACGGTAAGTAGGGTAACAAGGTATATGAATAAACCAGTAATTATGTGTAACGGAAACGAGAGAATATACGAAGTAGCTAAGATAATGAGTAATTTTAGTATAGCTTCTTTACCATTCTACAGAGAAGAAAAACTTAACATTATCACAGAGAGTGACGTAGTGAAACTTTATCTAAATAGAAAGGATGATATATCTAATTTTGAAAATCCTGCTATAACTGTAACGGAGAAAGAGACAGTATTTGATGCCATAAAGATAATGTTAGAGAAAGATATAGGGCATCTTCCAGTAATATCTGTCAAGGGAGAGATTATTGGAATGTTATCTATAAGGGACTGTTTAAGGGGTATTAGTGTAACGGATATAATAAATACTAAATTATTGCCATTTAAGGGTACAGAATCTATAAGAGATGTAGTAAAAGATTTTAAACACATAGTAGTTGATGAAAATACTATTCTCATAGATGCGTTACAAATAATGAATAGAGAAAAAGTTAAAGCACTTATTGTACAAGGAGAAAAAATAGGTATCTTCACTATTAGAGATGCTATCAAAATGATAGGTAATAAGAGCAAGGAAGACGAGAAGATAAAGCCTAGGGAAGTACCTATACTTTCTATTAATGATAAAATAAATAAAGCAGTAGGTATAATGCTACAGCACAATCTTAGGCATATAATAATATCTGATGAAAATAGTAATTATTACTTGATGCAAGTTAAAGAATTAATAAAAGATATGATCTGGGTAGAGAAATCTATTACAGACTAA